The following are encoded together in the Janthinobacterium sp. Marseille genome:
- a CDS encoding DUF2399 domain-containing protein — protein sequence MQELLLLPKGRNARDLCSRNAVPLTLPLLDAEHKTALLRWARSDAQTRTRAALLKEAQTSGITIEKAEHLCDKLLVNGWITRREQLTGGNWLWESVTWRDLLRLQNLLGLSNASQRLQARQAKITEIVEWLDARRITTTTSVLDPDLLDELSRSVTELEQDKMLRLEVLDSRLSLLKAVASWHDNQQQGSRRNFALHARDTTKSLSAAEWHWLESTFDLERLGIARFAQVAWLAGDIELIWGKHKVDLAPLHCLGLPLDDLQKLDTVSSLERWWLIENRASFEKQAGQIKKGVVLIWMPGRPSHAWMLAMSNLLRLAPATAWISADADPAGVDIACGVGQLWEKQGSTWEPHLMGVEQWEATLQRWPLNDHDRRLLSFLLAKENLEPTLRALCEAMMREGRKAEQEAWL from the coding sequence ATGCAAGAATTGCTCCTCCTTCCAAAGGGCCGCAATGCACGCGACTTATGCTCGCGTAATGCTGTACCGCTGACGTTGCCTTTACTCGATGCCGAGCATAAAACAGCGTTGTTACGTTGGGCACGTAGCGATGCGCAAACACGTACACGTGCGGCATTGTTGAAAGAAGCGCAAACCAGCGGTATCACTATCGAGAAAGCGGAGCATCTCTGCGACAAACTGCTGGTTAACGGATGGATAACGCGGCGGGAGCAACTTACCGGTGGCAATTGGTTATGGGAGTCGGTCACATGGCGCGATTTGCTCCGACTACAAAACTTATTGGGTTTGTCCAACGCAAGTCAGCGCTTGCAGGCACGTCAGGCAAAAATTACCGAAATAGTTGAATGGTTAGACGCTAGGCGCATTACAACGACAACGTCGGTTTTAGATCCTGATTTACTCGACGAGTTGTCACGTAGTGTGACGGAGTTGGAACAAGACAAAATGTTACGTCTGGAAGTTTTGGACAGCCGGCTGTCCCTGCTGAAGGCTGTCGCCTCTTGGCACGACAACCAGCAACAAGGATCACGTCGCAATTTTGCCTTGCATGCCCGCGACACGACCAAGTCGTTGAGCGCTGCGGAATGGCATTGGCTGGAATCGACATTCGATCTAGAACGACTAGGCATTGCCCGTTTTGCTCAAGTCGCTTGGTTAGCTGGAGACATTGAACTGATCTGGGGCAAGCATAAGGTTGACCTAGCCCCGCTGCATTGTTTGGGTTTGCCTTTGGATGATTTACAAAAGCTCGACACCGTAAGCTCACTTGAGCGATGGTGGCTCATTGAGAATCGTGCCAGTTTTGAGAAGCAGGCGGGACAGATCAAAAAGGGAGTCGTACTCATCTGGATGCCAGGTCGCCCTTCTCATGCTTGGATGCTCGCAATGTCCAACTTGCTACGCTTGGCCCCTGCTACTGCATGGATCAGCGCCGACGCAGATCCAGCTGGTGTCGATATCGCTTGTGGTGTCGGGCAGCTTTGGGAAAAACAGGGTTCTACTTGGGAGCCACACCTGATGGGTGTCGAGCAGTGGGAAGCGACTCTTCAACGTTGGCCATTGAATGATCATGACCGGCGCTTACTTAGCTTCCTGCTCGCAAAGGAAAATCTTGAGCCGACCTTGCGTGCTTTGTGTGAGGCGATGATGCGAGAAGGACGTAAGGCGGAACAGGAGGCGTGGCTTTAG
- a CDS encoding cysteine hydrolase yields MTTPANNGLYDDPVNPIFKPSTFKLDLSRAALVVVDPQNDFLSPKGVSWPFFGESITENDTVKHIEQLFIAAKSSDITVAVSPHYYYPVDHNWNFGGPLEHVMHDIGMFGRLGPLTVEGFAGSGADFLEEYKPYILDGKTIIASPHKVYGPESNDLALQLRKKGVSQVIIAGMAANLCIESHLRELIEQGFEVVVVRDATAGPRIPEGDGYLAAIINFRFLAHALWTTEETIRQLRSEI; encoded by the coding sequence ATGACAACTCCAGCAAATAACGGTCTTTACGACGACCCAGTCAATCCAATATTTAAGCCGTCGACCTTTAAACTTGATCTCAGCCGCGCGGCCCTTGTCGTGGTTGATCCCCAAAACGATTTCCTGAGCCCCAAAGGCGTGAGCTGGCCGTTCTTCGGTGAGAGCATTACGGAAAACGATACGGTCAAGCATATCGAGCAGCTGTTCATAGCAGCGAAAAGTAGCGACATTACTGTCGCGGTCTCACCGCACTATTACTATCCGGTTGATCACAACTGGAACTTTGGTGGCCCACTTGAACATGTCATGCACGACATTGGTATGTTCGGCCGCCTTGGTCCTTTGACAGTGGAGGGATTCGCAGGCTCCGGCGCGGACTTCCTTGAGGAATATAAGCCATATATCTTGGATGGAAAAACCATCATCGCATCGCCACATAAAGTTTATGGCCCTGAATCAAATGATCTAGCTTTGCAACTGCGAAAGAAAGGTGTGTCTCAGGTCATTATTGCCGGCATGGCTGCAAACTTGTGCATCGAATCGCATTTGCGTGAATTAATCGAACAGGGATTCGAAGTTGTAGTAGTGCGTGACGCAACTGCAGGCCCTCGAATACCAGAAGGTGACGGATACCTTGCTGCAATTATCAACTTTAGGTTTCTAGCTCATGCCTTATGGACAACGGAGGAAACAATTCGTCAACTGCGCTCAGAGATCTAA
- the hxsC gene encoding His-Xaa-Ser system radical SAM maturase HxsC has translation MRRIAARIDEVVESQVHRVIAIDQISDSWTPDIRYLVLVNEKSEIEEVVKLRSAGLTNIGWIESADIEIDDVVVPQAKKSVAIVLYRANDLHHSLLMTNQCNSYCLMCSQPPTKQNDSWLVREAIDVIRHIRISPVVLGLSGGEPLLLGSALRTVIDEIHRNHPNTKIEVLTNGRLFSDRVIAKAVLDELGNYVSWLVPLYGHADFIHDFVVQSPGAFDETIAGLLVLQEHKQPVQLRIVLIEPVLQILDELSSFIGRNLAFIREVALMACEPIGFALANREHCEVDLNDWEAQLVAAAKIFRRAKIPYLFMNAPLCSLPKILWADSHKSISDWKNVYTEECEKCSVKESCSGLFSWHETGWKPAKVKAIEETIA, from the coding sequence ATGAGACGCATAGCAGCCCGGATTGATGAGGTTGTGGAGTCTCAGGTCCATCGGGTAATTGCGATTGATCAAATCTCCGACAGTTGGACGCCAGATATACGATATCTGGTTCTCGTTAATGAGAAGAGTGAAATCGAAGAGGTGGTGAAGCTGCGATCTGCAGGCTTAACCAACATCGGCTGGATTGAAAGTGCCGATATTGAGATTGATGATGTCGTGGTTCCGCAGGCAAAAAAATCGGTAGCGATCGTTCTGTATCGCGCGAACGATTTACATCACTCTCTTTTGATGACGAATCAATGCAATAGCTATTGTTTAATGTGCTCGCAACCGCCAACAAAACAAAACGATTCTTGGCTTGTTCGGGAGGCAATTGATGTCATTAGGCACATTCGTATTTCACCTGTTGTCCTGGGGTTGAGTGGGGGGGAGCCTTTATTGCTCGGATCTGCGCTTAGAACTGTAATAGATGAAATTCACAGGAATCATCCGAATACTAAAATTGAGGTACTTACAAATGGTAGGCTCTTTTCCGATCGCGTAATTGCTAAGGCCGTACTTGATGAGCTCGGTAACTATGTCAGTTGGCTTGTCCCGCTATACGGTCATGCCGACTTTATTCATGATTTCGTTGTTCAATCGCCCGGAGCGTTTGATGAAACAATCGCTGGCTTGCTTGTACTGCAAGAGCATAAGCAGCCCGTTCAGCTTCGGATAGTATTAATTGAACCTGTACTGCAGATATTGGATGAACTCAGTTCTTTTATAGGTAGGAACTTAGCGTTTATTCGTGAGGTTGCTCTGATGGCGTGTGAGCCAATTGGTTTTGCGCTTGCCAATCGGGAACATTGCGAAGTTGATCTAAATGATTGGGAGGCCCAGCTTGTGGCCGCCGCGAAGATTTTTCGACGCGCCAAAATTCCATATTTATTTATGAATGCACCCCTCTGCTCTTTACCGAAGATACTTTGGGCAGACTCACATAAGAGTATTTCCGATTGGAAGAATGTATATACGGAAGAATGCGAAAAATGTTCAGTAAAAGAAAGTTGTTCCGGTTTGTTTAGTTGGCATGAAACTGGTTGGAAGCCTGCAAAAGTAAAGGCAATTGAGGAGACTATCGCGTGA
- the hxsB gene encoding His-Xaa-Ser system radical SAM maturase HxsB — translation MSYQSIPLPFLTREISDELMIAISESGDHIFTSVDEVRQIRKHPSSLSHERQAFLRARFFIKSVDQSPGMRRLLISRRAARRTTTQDGPSLHIIVPTLQCAHSCKYCQVSRSLNDEGHTIKIEDLDAACESIFESSSPTLTVEFQGGDPLLRFDLVRRAILYITSLNKSQNRRIRYVVASTLHQLNVEMCLFFKEHKVYLSTSIDGPSRLHNKNRPTPTRDAFERTLQGVALAQKIIGPDAVSALMTTTKESLLYPNEIVDEYVRLGFKEIFLRPLSAYGFAKRNQKFLAYTLEDFNQFYLSALERVLYWNQQGVELREVYTSIILNKLLSTFDSGYVDLQSPTGAGLSTLVYNYDGFVYPSDEARMIAETGDQSLRLGRIGEAIASLLSSDIQKNLINASLVDLVPGCKECAYNQFCAPNPVDSQAQFGTPFAPVHLTEHCRRHMWLFDYVFSIVKNADDDLLDLFCRWAEPVVDKEIL, via the coding sequence ATGAGTTATCAATCTATTCCTTTGCCATTTCTTACGAGAGAGATTTCTGACGAGTTGATGATTGCTATTTCCGAATCAGGCGATCATATATTTACAAGTGTTGATGAAGTCAGGCAGATAAGAAAACACCCCAGTTCGCTTTCTCACGAGAGACAAGCATTTTTGCGCGCCCGTTTTTTTATAAAATCCGTGGATCAATCACCTGGAATGAGACGGTTATTAATCTCACGGCGCGCTGCTAGGCGTACTACGACACAAGACGGGCCTTCGCTTCACATCATCGTGCCGACACTTCAATGCGCACATTCTTGCAAATACTGTCAGGTGAGTCGCTCTCTCAATGATGAGGGGCATACGATTAAAATTGAAGATTTGGATGCCGCGTGTGAGTCTATTTTCGAGAGTTCATCACCGACCCTTACTGTAGAGTTTCAAGGCGGCGATCCTTTGCTGCGCTTCGACTTAGTTAGACGTGCCATTCTCTATATTACGAGTCTGAATAAATCTCAAAACCGTCGAATACGGTATGTGGTTGCTTCCACATTGCACCAGCTGAACGTAGAGATGTGTCTTTTTTTTAAAGAACATAAGGTTTATTTATCGACCAGCATTGATGGACCATCTAGGCTCCACAATAAGAATAGACCTACCCCAACGCGCGATGCTTTCGAGAGAACGTTACAGGGAGTGGCGCTCGCACAAAAAATTATAGGCCCTGATGCTGTGTCGGCCTTAATGACAACGACCAAGGAATCACTTCTCTATCCCAATGAGATAGTTGATGAGTATGTACGGCTCGGGTTTAAGGAGATTTTTCTGCGGCCATTAAGTGCTTATGGGTTTGCAAAGAGAAATCAGAAATTTTTGGCTTATACACTTGAAGATTTCAATCAATTTTATTTGTCCGCTTTAGAGCGAGTTCTATATTGGAATCAGCAAGGGGTAGAGTTACGCGAAGTTTACACCTCGATTATTTTGAACAAACTGTTATCTACATTTGATAGTGGATACGTGGATTTGCAAAGCCCTACGGGCGCGGGTCTAAGTACGTTGGTTTATAACTACGACGGATTTGTTTACCCGAGTGATGAGGCGAGAATGATCGCCGAGACAGGCGACCAATCTTTACGTTTGGGACGAATTGGAGAAGCAATAGCGTCCCTGTTAAGTTCTGATATTCAAAAGAATCTCATCAATGCCAGTCTCGTTGATTTAGTTCCAGGGTGTAAGGAGTGCGCTTATAACCAATTCTGCGCGCCTAACCCTGTTGATTCCCAAGCTCAATTTGGAACGCCTTTCGCACCTGTACATTTGACGGAACATTGTCGTCGGCATATGTGGTTGTTTGACTATGTTTTCTCAATTGTAAAAAATGCGGATGACGACTTACTTGATCTTTTTTGTCGTTGGGCTGAACCAGTTGTAGATAAGGAAATTCTATGA
- a CDS encoding TetR/AcrR family transcriptional regulator, with product MPSTIPSTTKSNIVLLAKRLIKTRSYLGFSFQDIANEIGLKKASLHHHFPSKEMLGVEIIQEMRSSFDDWSESISIVPEKKLDAYFKKFRDAVKVGEEMCPAGGLASAWSCVGEEMRFAARDLRSAHIMFLTNAIAGINRQRTKKATNELASYVFSACQGGLISSRMTGRAEEFDLVIKHLRSTIYA from the coding sequence ATGCCTTCAACTATTCCGTCGACTACAAAGTCGAATATCGTCTTGTTAGCCAAACGGCTGATCAAAACACGTTCGTATCTTGGCTTTAGTTTTCAAGATATTGCTAATGAAATTGGCTTAAAAAAAGCTAGCCTCCACCATCACTTTCCGTCAAAAGAAATGCTCGGCGTCGAGATCATTCAAGAGATGCGCTCTAGCTTCGACGATTGGTCGGAGTCGATTTCTATTGTTCCAGAAAAGAAGTTGGACGCGTATTTCAAAAAATTTCGAGACGCGGTGAAAGTCGGTGAAGAAATGTGTCCAGCAGGTGGTTTGGCTTCGGCCTGGTCATGCGTCGGAGAAGAAATGCGTTTTGCTGCACGTGATTTACGAAGCGCACACATTATGTTTTTAACCAATGCCATTGCTGGAATCAATAGGCAAAGAACAAAAAAAGCGACAAATGAGCTCGCGTCCTATGTCTTTTCAGCTTGCCAAGGGGGATTGATCTCTTCGCGGATGACCGGAAGGGCTGAGGAATTTGATTTGGTAATTAAGCATCTTCGTTCAACGATATACGCTTAA
- a CDS encoding ATP-binding protein: MFHLQSIELLQWDYCQRLTLPLDGAIITVAGPNGSGKTTLLDAMRTLLGLDCSGGRSYKTYARHANSDTTWLRTTVDNRPHSRQTSTRPFARNLLYGDQVTLACRIERNGGDWQRRYTMSDGDVSIETLAATPDKEWLGVEHWRKRLEGAGLSRAIARVLALEQGQTDRLCEFSPKELLRLVFEVFGDQEVLDRYEEARRHQRELTAEVEAAERELTHCEAQLSALDARVNLYRQYQIKLGERELLATEVIPVLSWHEERQATATRLRELHRQRLHASSQRQQRAEDSTRLLRLFEESQAASNKVRELDTARTRAQAAQTQARDAERPIEDLVRHADELLSLAAVEGDAAQLSALVQELEKKKVDLSDQWRNLESQRNDAQLAWDRLQGQRHAPPPNDVQKFERVLHQEKIGHHFLANVIEITDDTWRAAAEGVLRSSRWIVVLNDPADEARAMAIAERERYRHYVLTDAVLAPTSPPADSLLAVLNFSAKIPSWLLKQLAQIRRVADTEEGAKRGGEWITPRAYLRDGRGGRSVWSDAGDYQFGAAALTSRKASIEKRLNALDKELTEVALEDSAVKRQLAAAVDATKGHRAAEELANRSEEFELGRRQLPALKQARAAASERWQNLDHEYSSALVIQTNSATTYERLQKQLRESEGEIERQEREWRGRYEEQRTKATASSAQKRKFPSRWITTSAIAALNVTYSNSKQAELRMKSVETDLQSGTWETDSTVLEKQALMGGTVSKQRSDLDSRKSSNSAAAVAVDNARERYIDVLRATIRRYRKNIVELGLLAGVEVSADLPHLDNDDDVLRHAELKVSFNFDGKGDIGLNDGEASGGQQVIKSLILLVGLLKDEDVPGGFVFIDEPFAHLDVRNIQLVGHFLKSTKAQYVLTTPITHNVEVFEPADITLVTSKKLRDARWAPPIGVLQRRPGAA; the protein is encoded by the coding sequence ATGTTTCACTTGCAATCGATTGAACTGCTCCAATGGGATTATTGCCAGCGTCTGACATTACCGCTAGACGGCGCCATCATCACGGTGGCCGGACCCAACGGTTCGGGTAAGACCACGTTGCTCGACGCCATGCGCACACTTCTCGGGTTGGATTGTTCTGGGGGCCGCAGCTATAAAACTTACGCGCGCCATGCCAACTCCGACACGACCTGGTTACGCACCACTGTTGATAATCGTCCCCATTCTCGACAAACGTCGACACGCCCCTTTGCACGCAATCTTTTATACGGTGATCAAGTCACCTTGGCTTGTCGCATTGAACGTAATGGAGGCGACTGGCAAAGACGCTACACGATGAGTGACGGCGATGTCTCAATTGAGACCTTGGCAGCTACCCCCGATAAAGAATGGCTGGGCGTGGAGCATTGGCGAAAACGTTTGGAGGGTGCAGGGCTTTCTCGTGCGATTGCTCGAGTGTTAGCGTTAGAACAGGGTCAAACTGACAGGCTGTGCGAATTCTCACCCAAGGAATTGTTACGATTAGTATTTGAAGTGTTCGGTGACCAAGAAGTCCTAGACCGCTATGAGGAAGCACGACGCCATCAAAGAGAATTGACCGCTGAGGTCGAAGCTGCAGAGCGTGAACTGACTCATTGCGAGGCTCAACTGTCAGCACTGGACGCACGCGTTAACCTCTATCGCCAATACCAAATAAAGTTGGGCGAGCGAGAATTGCTTGCGACCGAAGTGATTCCCGTCTTGAGTTGGCACGAGGAGCGGCAGGCAACCGCCACTCGCTTACGCGAATTGCATCGACAGCGTCTGCACGCCAGTTCGCAACGGCAACAGCGTGCCGAGGACAGTACACGACTGCTTCGCTTGTTCGAAGAGAGTCAGGCTGCCTCCAACAAAGTACGCGAGTTGGACACTGCCAGAACCCGCGCTCAGGCAGCCCAAACCCAGGCACGAGACGCCGAACGCCCAATTGAAGACCTTGTTCGTCACGCCGACGAATTGTTGTCCCTGGCAGCAGTCGAAGGCGACGCTGCGCAGCTCTCAGCGCTAGTGCAAGAGCTTGAGAAGAAAAAAGTAGATCTGTCTGACCAGTGGCGTAATTTAGAAAGTCAGCGAAACGATGCACAACTCGCTTGGGATCGCTTACAAGGCCAGCGCCACGCACCGCCACCGAATGACGTGCAAAAATTCGAGCGCGTGCTCCACCAAGAAAAAATCGGCCACCACTTCTTGGCCAATGTCATAGAGATCACTGACGATACTTGGCGCGCAGCGGCCGAGGGTGTTTTACGGTCCTCGCGTTGGATCGTCGTATTAAACGATCCAGCCGATGAGGCACGCGCCATGGCGATTGCTGAACGTGAACGTTACAGACATTATGTTCTCACCGATGCTGTACTAGCGCCAACGTCTCCACCTGCAGATAGCCTGCTAGCGGTACTCAACTTCTCCGCCAAGATACCGTCTTGGCTGTTAAAGCAATTGGCTCAAATTCGGCGTGTCGCTGATACGGAAGAAGGTGCGAAACGAGGTGGAGAGTGGATCACTCCGCGTGCTTATTTGCGCGATGGCCGCGGCGGACGTAGTGTGTGGAGCGACGCAGGCGATTATCAGTTCGGCGCCGCCGCCCTCACCTCCCGCAAAGCATCAATCGAAAAACGGCTCAATGCACTGGACAAGGAACTCACTGAAGTGGCGCTGGAAGATAGTGCTGTCAAGCGCCAGCTTGCCGCTGCTGTCGATGCGACTAAAGGGCATCGTGCTGCTGAAGAATTGGCAAACCGTAGTGAAGAATTTGAACTTGGACGCAGACAGCTACCCGCGCTGAAACAAGCTCGCGCTGCCGCGAGTGAACGCTGGCAAAACCTGGATCACGAATACTCCAGCGCATTGGTAATTCAAACCAACTCCGCTACCACCTACGAAAGACTGCAAAAGCAGTTACGCGAAAGCGAGGGGGAAATAGAACGTCAAGAGCGAGAGTGGCGTGGCCGTTACGAAGAACAACGTACCAAGGCTACCGCGTCATCTGCACAGAAGCGGAAGTTTCCTTCAAGATGGATTACTACTTCTGCGATAGCGGCTCTCAACGTTACCTACAGTAACTCCAAACAAGCTGAACTACGTATGAAGTCGGTAGAGACCGATTTACAAAGCGGAACGTGGGAAACCGATTCCACTGTCTTAGAAAAACAAGCGCTGATGGGAGGAACGGTAAGCAAACAGCGTAGCGACCTTGACTCCCGTAAGTCAAGCAACTCTGCGGCAGCCGTGGCGGTTGACAACGCTAGAGAGCGTTATATCGACGTTCTGCGTGCCACCATCCGCCGCTATCGCAAAAATATTGTTGAGTTAGGTTTGCTGGCTGGCGTGGAAGTCAGTGCTGATTTGCCGCATCTGGACAATGACGACGACGTGCTGCGCCACGCTGAGCTCAAAGTCAGTTTCAATTTTGATGGCAAGGGCGACATTGGATTGAACGATGGCGAAGCCTCCGGTGGGCAGCAAGTCATCAAGTCCTTGATTCTGCTTGTAGGATTACTCAAGGATGAGGATGTCCCTGGCGGATTTGTGTTTATTGATGAGCCGTTTGCACATCTTGACGTGCGTAATATTCAACTGGTCGGACACTTCCTCAAATCCACAAAAGCGCAATATGTGCTGACCACGCCGATCACGCACAACGTAGAAGTATTCGAGCCCGCCGACATCACGTTGGTCACATCCAAAAAACTAAGAGATGCACGTTGGGCGCCGCCGATCGGTGTCTTGCAGCGCCGCCCAGGCGCGGCTTAA
- a CDS encoding adenylate/guanylate cyclase domain-containing protein: MSLKDDLNSEVNKIFKSQWATRDGKVVPVDEALGLGNDAIKINATVLYADLADSTVLVDSYPAAFAAEVYKTFLHCAAKIIRSNGGVITAYDGDRIMAVYIESNKNSAAAQTAMQLHWATRNVVQPALKNQYPNTDFKLKHVVGIDTSDLFVARTGIRGSNDLVWVGRAANYAAKLSALSDAYSKYITKEVYDRLNDASKLANGVNMWEAVRWSEFDNRVIYRSSWEWPIS; encoded by the coding sequence TAGCGAAGTTAATAAAATTTTTAAGTCGCAGTGGGCCACGCGTGATGGCAAGGTTGTTCCTGTGGACGAGGCGCTTGGGTTGGGCAACGACGCGATCAAGATCAATGCGACAGTGCTCTATGCAGATTTGGCGGATTCCACAGTGCTGGTTGATTCTTATCCTGCGGCGTTCGCCGCCGAGGTCTACAAGACGTTCTTGCACTGCGCCGCAAAGATTATCCGATCAAACGGGGGCGTCATTACCGCTTATGACGGTGATCGTATTATGGCTGTCTATATTGAGAGCAATAAGAACAGCGCCGCGGCTCAGACCGCCATGCAGCTTCACTGGGCCACTAGAAACGTTGTCCAGCCTGCATTAAAAAATCAATACCCCAATACCGATTTCAAACTCAAACACGTTGTTGGGATTGATACCAGCGACCTTTTTGTAGCTCGGACAGGCATTCGTGGCAGTAATGATCTTGTGTGGGTTGGTCGAGCAGCTAACTATGCAGCCAAATTATCCGCGCTTTCTGATGCCTATTCCAAATACATTACCAAAGAAGTGTATGACCGATTGAATGACGCGTCCAAGCTGGCGAATGGTGTGAACATGTGGGAAGCCGTTAGATGGAGCGAATTTGACAATCGCGTTATTTACCGATCATCGTGGGAATGGCCTATTTCTTAA
- a CDS encoding TetR/AcrR family transcriptional regulator, whose translation MSRPTNPEVRDRLLSHGREVVHMNGFHACGVQEITNAAGIPKGSFYSYFASKDAFAVEILEAYWTEIETLQSAARTSRDPATTLRSHFRALSNFHESNGFVRGCLIGNLSLELGGTSGAVRSQLQDIFRRWQETIEEHVALALPLRSSNECRKIAAAMLDAYEGAVMRAKVDQDRAPFDRFENLVLAALLV comes from the coding sequence ATGTCCCGCCCAACCAATCCTGAAGTTAGAGATCGCTTGCTTTCGCACGGCAGGGAAGTTGTTCATATGAACGGCTTCCACGCTTGTGGAGTGCAAGAAATTACGAATGCTGCGGGCATTCCCAAGGGTTCTTTTTATAGCTATTTCGCTAGCAAGGATGCCTTTGCCGTAGAAATTCTGGAAGCATATTGGACCGAGATTGAAACTCTGCAATCAGCTGCACGTACAAGTCGCGACCCCGCCACTACTTTGCGCTCTCATTTCAGAGCATTGTCGAATTTCCACGAAAGTAATGGTTTCGTCCGCGGTTGCCTTATCGGAAATCTCTCACTTGAGTTAGGTGGCACCAGCGGAGCTGTCCGCAGTCAGTTGCAGGATATATTTCGCCGCTGGCAAGAAACGATCGAGGAACATGTTGCTTTGGCGTTGCCATTGCGTTCATCGAACGAATGTAGAAAGATTGCTGCTGCTATGTTGGACGCCTACGAAGGCGCCGTCATGCGCGCAAAAGTTGATCAAGATCGAGCACCTTTCGATCGTTTTGAGAATTTAGTTTTGGCTGCTCTGCTCGTCTAA
- the hxsA gene encoding His-Xaa-Ser repeat protein HxsA, translating into MSKFIKDLSLFLAGVPLLLAKTSSAAMPPAEMFTDSLEPTAVPLRPLNYDIDNLFAGHRSHSSHRSHSSHYSGSGGGSYSRSYPSTPSYAVPDKSYQPSSGSSVNNFSSGVGTSDRSKKSNADSINSAPVLTHTEKLKLQITRTQIKLHSLQLYDGQIDGVMNEDTKIALKRFQMIKGLPETGTMGTSTLNALGLPAVR; encoded by the coding sequence GTGAGTAAATTTATCAAAGATCTTTCCCTGTTTTTAGCGGGGGTTCCGCTCCTGTTAGCAAAAACGTCTAGCGCAGCAATGCCTCCTGCTGAAATGTTCACCGACTCATTGGAACCAACTGCTGTTCCTTTACGACCATTGAACTACGATATCGATAATTTATTCGCAGGACACCGATCTCATTCTAGTCACAGATCTCATAGTTCGCATTACTCAGGATCTGGAGGAGGCTCTTATAGTCGCAGCTATCCATCAACACCAAGCTATGCTGTTCCAGATAAATCTTATCAGCCGAGCTCTGGTAGCTCGGTAAATAATTTTTCAAGCGGCGTTGGTACAAGTGATAGATCAAAGAAATCGAATGCAGATTCTATTAACTCGGCACCTGTGCTTACACACACTGAAAAATTAAAATTACAAATAACACGAACTCAAATCAAGTTGCATAGTTTGCAATTGTACGATGGGCAAATCGATGGAGTGATGAATGAAGATACGAAGATCGCGTTAAAGCGTTTCCAGATGATAAAAGGACTCCCTGAAACTGGAACTATGGGAACGTCTACCTTAAATGCACTTGGGTTGCCTGCCGTGAGGTAA
- a CDS encoding NYN domain-containing protein yields MFDFLLGFDMVENTKQNDRVAVLVDCDNTSPEILEYALRVVAQFGRVVVRRGYGNHATLANKWQEALVRLAFTPCLQYQYAAGKNTSDIALALDALEDLFDHRADTYCLVTSDSDFAYLCRKLRERGATVCIVGEEKTPDALRNASDQFFEYQKPEVENAKVGVEKKSKKKPKALIAAVSLMAAESEEGWVGLGALGQYMRRTDPGFSPQKNGYGGLLEMVKTYPDLTTRLDGGGHWVQIKEKPE; encoded by the coding sequence TTGTTCGATTTTCTTTTAGGTTTTGATATGGTCGAGAATACGAAGCAGAATGATCGCGTGGCCGTTTTGGTGGATTGCGACAATACATCCCCGGAAATTCTTGAATATGCGTTGCGTGTCGTTGCCCAATTCGGGAGAGTCGTTGTGCGTCGTGGCTATGGCAATCACGCTACCCTTGCAAACAAGTGGCAAGAGGCTTTAGTACGTCTCGCATTCACCCCATGCCTTCAATATCAGTACGCCGCAGGTAAAAACACGTCAGATATCGCGCTTGCATTGGATGCGCTCGAAGATTTATTTGATCACCGTGCCGATACCTATTGTCTCGTTACCAGCGATTCAGATTTTGCATACCTGTGTCGCAAGTTGCGTGAACGTGGCGCGACCGTATGTATCGTGGGAGAAGAAAAAACACCAGACGCTTTACGTAATGCTAGCGATCAGTTTTTTGAATACCAAAAGCCTGAAGTAGAGAATGCCAAAGTCGGCGTTGAGAAGAAGTCCAAGAAAAAGCCTAAAGCATTGATCGCAGCTGTATCGCTCATGGCAGCGGAGAGCGAGGAGGGATGGGTCGGCTTAGGCGCTTTGGGTCAATACATGCGCAGAACAGATCCAGGCTTTTCGCCACAAAAGAACGGCTACGGTGGCTTACTTGAGATGGTAAAGACTTATCCGGATCTCACGACACGACTAGATGGTGGAGGCCATTGGGTACAAATAAAAGAGAAGCCCGAGTAA